In Paraburkholderia flava, one genomic interval encodes:
- a CDS encoding acetyl-CoA C-acyltransferase, whose amino-acid sequence MSNKQLQDAYIVAASRTPIGKAPRGMFKNTRPDELLVHAIKSAVAQVPGLDTKLIEDAIIGCAIPEGEQGLNVARIGALLAGLPNTVGGVTVNRFCASGVTALAMAADRIRVGESDVMIAGGCESMSMVPMMGNKPSLSPHIFERDENVGIAYGMGLTAERVAERWKVSREAQDQFSVESHRKALAAQQAGEFNDEIAAYMLTERFPDLASGEVKVKTREIALDEGPRQDTSLEGLAKLRPVFANKGSVTAGNSSQTSDGAGALIVVSEKILKQFNLTPLARFVSFAVRGVPPEIMGIGPKEAIPAALKAAGLKQDDMDWIELNEAFAAQALAVIGDLGLDPSKVNPLGGAIALGHPLGATGAIRASTVVHGLRRRNLKYGMVTMCVGTGMGAAGIIERL is encoded by the coding sequence ATGAGCAACAAGCAACTGCAGGACGCGTACATCGTCGCCGCCAGTCGCACGCCGATCGGCAAGGCGCCGCGCGGCATGTTCAAGAACACGCGGCCCGACGAACTGCTCGTGCACGCGATCAAGTCGGCCGTGGCTCAGGTGCCCGGCCTCGACACGAAGCTGATCGAAGACGCGATCATCGGATGCGCGATTCCCGAAGGCGAGCAAGGCCTGAACGTCGCACGGATCGGCGCGCTGCTGGCCGGCCTGCCGAATACCGTCGGCGGCGTGACGGTGAACCGCTTCTGCGCGTCGGGCGTGACGGCGCTCGCGATGGCGGCGGACCGGATTCGCGTCGGCGAATCGGATGTGATGATCGCGGGCGGTTGCGAATCGATGAGCATGGTGCCGATGATGGGCAACAAGCCGTCGCTGTCGCCGCACATTTTCGAGCGCGACGAGAACGTCGGCATCGCGTACGGGATGGGCCTGACGGCCGAGCGCGTCGCGGAACGCTGGAAGGTGAGCCGTGAAGCGCAGGACCAGTTCTCGGTCGAGTCGCATCGTAAGGCGCTGGCTGCGCAACAGGCCGGCGAATTCAACGACGAGATCGCCGCGTACATGCTGACCGAACGTTTCCCCGATCTCGCGAGTGGCGAAGTGAAGGTGAAGACGCGCGAGATCGCGCTCGACGAAGGTCCGCGTCAGGACACGTCGCTCGAGGGTCTGGCGAAGCTGCGTCCGGTATTCGCGAACAAGGGTTCGGTGACGGCGGGCAATAGCTCGCAGACGTCGGATGGTGCGGGTGCGTTGATCGTCGTGTCGGAAAAGATTCTGAAGCAGTTCAACCTGACGCCGCTCGCGCGTTTCGTGAGCTTCGCGGTACGTGGTGTGCCGCCGGAGATCATGGGGATCGGTCCGAAGGAAGCGATTCCGGCGGCGCTGAAGGCCGCGGGTTTGAAGCAGGATGATATGGACTGGATCGAGTTGAACGAAGCGTTCGCGGCGCAGGCGCTGGCGGTGATTGGCGACCTGGGACTGGATCCGTCGAAGGTGAATCCGCTGGGCGGTGCCATTGCGCTGGGGCACCCGCTTGGGGCGACGGGTGCTATTCGGGCTTCCACGGTTGTGCATGGGTTGCGGCGCCGGAATTTGAAGTATGGGATGGTGACTATGTGTGTGGGGACGGGGATGGGGGCGGCTGGGATTATTGAGCGGCTTTGA